The sequence CAAgccatgcattagtgagtaatgcaggcaggagataaaatttatagaatatttgggattgttgttgcatacACCATTCTGGTAAATTCtatatataaatatactgaactgctcaatacatatatgagtaaagaggtttatgcactcattacttttaaatggctatGTTTCTTTGCATAACGATggcacattaaatacagggtttcacaattttatccctgaactaaaaaccaccatcaatagcaGGGACATACATTTGTAGAAGATTTGAGGTTACTACCTCTTGGAAGATGTTATACGGTGTTGGGAGCTGACTAGATCATGAAATTGGGACATGTGATGTTTAACTTACCAAAGCTTAGTATAACATTCAAGGATATAAAGAGGAAAACCACTCTAACTGGAAACTCAGAAAAGGCTACACTGATGCCGATGAGTTCCAATACAGTGAAGAAATTCTTTAAGAAAATACTCATGGGGATAGTGGGGCACTTATTCTCTGTTTCATCTACCCAATCCATTACCACTAACATACCAGCAAATATTCAAACTATAGTAACCACCTTTGTTGATGTATTCAAGGAACCAACTAAACTACCCTCTACCAAAGTTTTGGACCATAAAGTACCTTCTAAACCCAACTTTCAGTCCACAAATAAAAGACCCTATAAGTACCCCTACATATAAAAAGATGTAGTGGAGAAACTAATACAAGAAAGGCCGATAAATGGTGTCATACAACCAAGTCATAGCCTTTTGCATCTCCAATACTATTAGTAAAGAAGAATGATGGGTCCTGGAGGTTTTGTGTGGACTATAAACAACTAAATGAGCTTACGATCAACGATAAATATCATACTCCAGTCATTGATGAACTACTTGATGAGCTACATGGAGCTAAGGTGTTCACTAagattgatcttaggtcaggttacCATCAGatcaatgtctttgagaaagacATATTCAAAACTGCTTTTAGAACACCTCAAGGGCACTTTGATTTCAGGGTCATGCCTTTTGGACTCACACATTCACTAGCAACTTTCCAGGCCTTGATGAATTGAGTATTTAGACCTTATCTAAGGCAGATAATATTGGCCTCTGATAATATTCTGGTATACATCCCAAGCCATAAAGAACATGAGAAGCACTTGCAGATACTTCTAAAGTTAATGAGGCATCACAAACTGTTTCCTAAGCAATCAAAGTGTTGCTTTGCTCAAGAAAAATTGGAGTACATAGGACACTTGATCACTTCTCAAGGTGTAGCTACATATCCTAACAAGATTACTAGCATGAAGAATTGTCCTACACCTAAGATTATCAAAGAACTGAGAGGATTTTTGGGTTTCACTGGCTACTATAGGTAGCTTGTGAAGGGTTATGGGAACATCAACAAGCCACTGACAGAGTTATTGAAGAAGAATAACTTCAAATGGTCAATAGCTGCAACATGAACTTTTTGTGCTCTCAAAGAAGCGATGTACAATACCCCAGTTTAGGCTTACCCGATTTCAACAAAACCTTCATCCTAAAGATTGATGCTCGTGCAACAGGGATTGGGGCAGTATTGATGCAAGAAGATATACCTATATCTTTCTATAACAAAGCATTGGGTCCTAAGTCCTTAGGATTTTCCACCTATGAAAATGAGTTGTTATCCATAGTCTCAACTGTTACTAGATGGGGGGATATCTAGCTGACACAAGTTTATTATTCACACTAATCAACAAAGTATAAAGTACTCCATCGAGCATATAATTACTACAGTTCATCAACATAGATGGCTTATGAAACTACTTGGATTAGATTAAGAAATCAAATATAAAAAGGGAATGGAAAATAAAGTCACGGATGCAATTTCTAGGGTACCTGTTATATCCACTTATAGTACCATTTCTGTGACACAACCAACATGGGCTCAAGACTTGATAAGTAGCTACAAGGAAGATAAGGTGGATGAGGAGATCATTCCAAAATTGATGACGACCTCAAATGTTGTACAAAATTATACTTATGAAGAAATGGTTTTAAGGTACAAGAACGTGTTATATGTTGGAAGTGGGAATAATATGAGAAGCACTATCATGGACTCAATACGCTCATTAGCAATATGAGGGAATTTTGGTATGCAAGTGAGCTATGCTAGAGCCAAAAACTACTTCTActggaaaggtatgaagaaggATATTGCACTATTTGTGGTTGCTTGTGATGTATGCCAAAGAAACAAAGGGGAACACACTCATCCAGATGGGTTACTACAACCACTACCCAGAGCATGCTTGGCGGAATATCACCATGGATTTTGTTGAAGAATTACCAAATCTGACAGAAAGAATGTGATTCTAGTGGTGGTTGATAGACTCACTAAGTACAACCATTTTGTAGCTCTCAGTCACCCCTATACTACAACATCAGTAGCAAAAACTTTTCTCAACAATGTCTACATGTTACATGGGCTGCCCACATCAATCATTTCTGACATAAACAAGGTATTTGTGAGCAACTTCTGGCAAGACTTATTCAAGAGTTTGGGTACCTCTCTCTACTTGAGCATAATCTATCACCCCCAAACAGATGGCCAGACTGAAAGACTCAACAGTTGTCTAAAAAATTATCTAAGATGCACGATAGGACATAATCCAAAAGGAAGGAGTCAGTGGCTACTATTAGCAGAGTGGTGGTATGATACCAATCATCATACTAGCCTGAAGATGTCTCCTTTCAAAACCCTGTATGGCTATATACCCCCACATCTTGATTTTCCGATTGAAATCACTACTTCAATTGGAGTTGTGGAAAAATATTTGACTCGTAGGAATGACATGTTAGCTGTACTCAAAGAATCTCTATGCAAGGCTCAGGAGGGGATGAAAAAGGACAAACAGGTCTTTCAAAGTGGGAGACCATGTATATCTCAAGCTCCAACCCTAGTGAAGAGGGGCCACACCAGTAACATCTAGACAAGTGTCGCGGCCTTTATCCCAATTACAAACTAAAATTTCTATCGGCCTCAAAGCACTTCCATTACTAGAGGCAAAACACAAAGCCCTTCGTTCCTTTCTGGAACCGCGACCCGAAAGCATATATTAGCTTTGTATCCCGAACTAAATCATGACGAAACTTGAACTCCGCATCATGTGCACAATACAGTGCATGATCACCATAAATGTCAAGTTCCTTGTCGCAGCTAGAAACATTGGATACCCTCTTCATATAAGGGGATACCCAATCCGTAACACAAAACACAAAATGCCCTGTTTTTAGATTTAGCCCATCGATAGGAATGGTTAAGAGGCAATCTTGAGCATGTCTCAATTTGTTGCATTGCCGCAAAGCCGCATCACGGTCAGACATTAGGTATTTATTAGGCAACTCTTTTGCAACCGCGTCAAAGTATTTTTCTGCCAAGAAATTCACGAGATAGGGGCAGAGTTGTTGATGCCTAGCGAAGAAGAATCAATACCACATACCTGACCAAATAGATCCACGGCGTGTTGCTAACATGGTCTACAAAGTTGCAATGCCTGAATTTGGCCTACACAATTATATATTGTACTGCAAAATGACCACAAAACTCAAATGAAGTTTTTGTTTTATTAAATTTGTGGATGCAGTTGCCGTATTCCATATCTCGTACAGTTCTCATCAAATCTGCTGAAATTGGAATTTATGAATGAGTTCGTGCGGTTCAAATTCTTTGACACGTTGATCAAATGTGcaatttttccaggaaaactaTGTGTAATTCAAAATGCAAGATTCATTCTGCATAATAAGAGAACATAGTCTGGTAACCATGTAAGGCTTACTAAAACTAACGGCGACTGAAACTGCACTCGGAACCCTATCATAGGACTGAATCGAGCAAAATAAATTCCAAACATGTTCTTTAGGTATATCATACACGTCATATTCATTCTATCATGTTATTTTGTTTTTTCACCTTAATTTGCTTGGTAGAGTGACTGGACCGGAGTAAGTTGCTCTTTGTCAAGTTTGGGTCCAGGTCTATTATCGGACGATTTTAGTACCTTATTAGGCAAAATGTCTATTCGTGTTTGTACGACGGCTTCTACCTTACAAGAATATAACTTGTTCTTTTCATCACACgtgaaatttgatactgtttaaatggacgaaaatgtaaaaattgtcaggatgtaaacagttttaaTTCACAAcaggatgcatctagtttcatcctcgctattttttaagtttaagtcaggatgaatccaatttcattcttgctatttttttggtgtccatttcacccatactaatttttactcgtccattagaaccatgttttaaatatattCAGGCAattgacccattttccgataatTATATGAGGTCTTGGACATTCTATAAACTTGAAGCGTAAATTGAATGCATATTTTCCATGTGAACGTTACTTAACTAGCAACCATGCATATCGATCGGGTTTATAGGTACATTTCTACCGTTACATTCGTATCTAAGTAGGCGACCCGGTGTTCGAAATTACGGTTTAACCATTTTTACTGGTTTTCTTCTTGGAAAAGATATGCTGGTACGAGATGATTTGCCCGGGCACTCTTCCAGTGATACTCCTATACATTTTGAATAATAATGGAGTATATCCTAAGCTGATTTGGCTAAAACTTCACGTCACCTTGGTTTATAGCCGCTCAATTAATTAAAGTTTAACGTGAACATTTCTTAATTAGATGACATAATCAATTTCAAAGTAGATTATCGGTTCCAATTAAAATGGGGTGATATGTCATTCCTACAGATGGTTGGACCACCATTGTCTTGCAAATTGACTTGCGCCAGCATCAGAATAGTAGCATGCTTAATCAACTCATGGTGGCATGATAATGTCGATGTTATCGTTAAAGTCTTGGTTTTCCAATTATCCTTGAAggcgtatttttttcttttttggtgatTATGTCATCTAAAGCTGGTATAATTTTATTGTGACAGATCATTGAGTGATTAATGGTTTGGAAAATATCAACCTCTTATTAAACCTTTAATTTGGCCTACGCAATTATTGTGTACTATAAAAATTACCACAAAACTCAAATgaaataattcacaaaattgatcaattaacccaataacgacaatatccggtgaaaaagacatgtaaaatattGATACTGTTCAAattgacgagaatgtaaaaataacaaggatgtaaacagtttcatcctaccccttttcaaatacttttttttatttttaatttacatacatcaggatgcatccagtttcatcctcgctcttttttaagtttaagacagGATGAATCCGATTTCATTCTTGCTATGTTTTTTGTGCCAATTTcaaccatactaatttttactcgtccattagaaccatgtttaaaaatatttagacaaatgaccaatttttcgaatgaaatttttattttattaaatttgTGGACACAGTTACTGCATTCCACACCAGTAGGCAGCAGCATATTGCATCTTGTAGTGGGAAAATGATGCATCATCCAATTTCCTAACTTTGGGGAGAAGATAGGGGAGTGATGTTGTTAATGGTGCTGCTGATGTCGGGCACTAAAAGCTTATTCTTTAAGATTTTGTCCGGTTTACAAAAGCCAGCCAGAATCTTGTCCGTGACCATGATGTTGGAGAATTTTTCCAACTATTCCTTTAATAGATATTGCACTACAATACTACATACATAGTTTGacaatccatggaatccagtggTTCAATTCACTATACCTTATCACCATTTTTCTTAAATTCTTTTCTTGTTAGCATAGGAATTATTATTATTCTTGGGTAAGCCTAATTAAATTCCCCTCCTTCTTGTAGAGGGAAATTTCATTTGGTGGCTAGGAATCTGAAAATCCACTAGTGATTGAGAATCTACCGAATTTTTTATCCTCTTTTTTGTGTGTTAATGGATTACTTTGATAGCCAAATGGAATTCGGAAAGCATCATATAATTCGTAACTAATTAAGGAAAAATTCGTAtctcaattgattgattcatGGTCGAGGAAAATGATTCATTTCATGTTGGGCATAAAGATTATAATACTAGAAGATTGATTGTCGAATACGGCGGTGGCCACCTTGAAATCTAACCTCAGTAGAACCAACTTATTAGATATCCAGTCAGCTGAACATTTCACCAACTCTGTCGTATACCACAAGTACAGAATACCTAATGCAGGCAGGGGGACATATtagaaacacaaaattggttaaaaagatcaaaatcaacaattcctaggtgaaatggacagttagattttgatactgtttaaatggacaaaaatgtaaaaatatgcaggatgtaaccagtttcatcgtgcccattttcaaatattttttcttatttttaatttacacaggatgtatccagtttcatccttgctattttttaaatttaagctatgatgaaaccattttcatccttactattattttttttgggcatttcacccaaactattttttactcgtccatttgaatcgtgatttaaaaatatttggacaaatgacccattttccgtattaaAAAAACACAAGTTAATCActaatccaaattaataatacgCCACTAGAATAAAGAACTTCTATAATTTTTCTGATGGATAATCACATGGTGTGGTACACGTCGTCTGAGAGGTGATTAAATTAGTGGTGTCCTATTTAACAAACATCCACATCATCCGTATCAGCATATCATCATTCCTACGGAGGGTTTTGGGGACTGGTATAGTAGTATATAAGGAAATCCCAAGCTCTTTTTCGTTTCATTTTCATTGTATCCTAAAACCAATCTCTTAAGAATTGGTGAGAACTTCCATCTCCAAAACCAGCAAAGAGCCTTTCATCTCTCACTTTGTCTTTCATCAGTAATGACGCTTCAAAGAGCTTTAACTCACCGTCGTTTAttccccaccaccaccgccaacaaaGTCTCCACCCTCTCGTTTCGTAACCCATTTTCATCCTCATTTTTAGAGGGAACTTTCATCCCGCTCGAGTCATCCAAAACAACGTTTGATCGTCAATATGTCTCATTACCGGATTCAACTGATCACGGATTTTTCAGAAAGTTTCTTCAGAAGAGAACTTTTTATCAGTCAGAGGTTCAGTCATTACCAAACGGAGAAAAATTTATGGAGAAGTTAAAATCTATGGGTATTAAAAGAGATCGTATTCGACTAGAAGGATTAACCCCTCCGATGCTTCCTCCATTGGAGAAGAGGAATTCTCCATCAAGGACATCACGAACTACTGTTGCTACTACCCTAGATGGAATTGTAATCTCAGTTAATGATGCCAAGAAATTACTTAAGCTATCTCAGCTGGAAACGTTGAAATCTACTCTTGGAAGAATTCCTCAGGATTCCATTACTTACCCGGAGTTTCTCAAGATGTGTGTTGATTCTGCGGGATCTAACCAAGGTTCAGAGCTCGCCAAAATATTAGATGAATCTGGCTCGGTTATTGTTCTAGGAAACATTGTTTTCCTCCGTCCCGAACAGGTAATTTTTAAATCCTCGATAACTAAATTCTCAATCGTGTCCAAAAATTATGAAGGGAGTTGGCGTAATTATTCAAAGTACCCGTTAAGTCGACTTATTTTAGTGTTTTCTTTGTGTTTTGTGCAGTTGACAAAGGCAATACAGAGTGTAATCCCTTTACCAATATGCGATAAAAATGACGCAAGAAAGACTGAATTCGAAAACatggaaaaagagaaagaaataattGATGCAAAAGCAGAAGTattggtgaagagagaattgtGGAGTGGATTAGGACTGTTAGTTCTACAAACAGCCGGATTCATGAGATTAACATTTTGGGAGTTATCATGGGATGTGATGGAACCCATTTGTTTCTTTGTCACATCCGTGTATTTCATGACTGGTTATGCATTTTTCCTAAAGACGTCCAAAGATCCATCTTTCGAAGGGTTTTTTCAAAATCGATTTGGCGCCAAACAGAAGAAACTAATGAAGTCTTCTAATTTTAATGTGGAGAGGTATAATGAATTGAAGCGAGCTTATTATCCATCTCCAGCGGCATCAAAAGCAGTTTCATCGTCATCATTTGGTCATACTAATGCACCGTCGTCCACTTATGCTCTCCCTTACATAtaaatgaaaaatatatatacagacATATATTTATTGGATAACCATGAGTGGTACACGTCTTAGAGCTGATTAATTTAGCGGTAGCCAAACTAACATCCACATCATCATAtttatataacaaaaaaaaaaaaaaaaaaaaaaaaaaaaaaagaaaaaaaaaaaaaaacatatcatcaTATGTATCATCCAAATTATATTTCATTATCAATTGAAGGTTACGGTGACGACTTGTGCCACCGATTTAACAATGATGCAAGTTTATTCGTGAATTTAGTAGTTATATAATGAAAGAACGGAAATAtcttactataataaagaaaCAATCATGTTAAAGGGGCGGCATGATTCATTAGAGGGAACGgcaacctaataagacaaaaaggtcattacatggtaattcatgccatttcttatcaaaaaaatatgaaaacgaccaattaacccttatcattaataatcaagattagtgatgataatcaaaattagtgttgataatcaaaattagtgttgataattaattttcacttataataactctaaaatcagatttttagagttgagaaaaaaaagttgtgaggagaagaaaaaagacatttttgtgaaaccctagattttgattcactcaaccaaaatgagtgattccagtgacaaatttgagatgggtgaatttctaaattagttcccattagctttttgtcgctcaaaattatctaaagtacgtaaaaaaattgaaacttttaaaatttcagaagaactgacggttggaatttagctcgttaccaacTATAAATCTCAGTTACGGTTCCAaaagtatcgaataccaaccgtaactggttcaatttggtgaaaacccaatcgtaataccagttacggttggtagaatgacaacatatagcaactgtaacaaattacggttgttaactaatgaatcgagatcaaccgtaattaacctacggttggtaaggttatttgagttaaaagtcgtaactcaaatacggttggtaacagtgatgcaattacaaaccgtacgtaaaaagaaaatgaaacatccaggacaacttacggttcgtaacttaaataacgagaccaaccgtaagtaatttacggttggaaaaaaaattcgtaactgaATATTTTATTTCAAAATGAAGAACTTACTGTTGGcatttgagttaaatgaaccgtaacatcaaccaaatctatagttacggttccaattggagttattaccaaccgtaactcacatgcaacacagaaatttcaattttgattcaaaaccctaatttttgatacaaaactaacttaaatcaaacacaataaacaaaaccctaactgagtcttttggaaatatatttttcaatcaacgattatcaatttttcaaatcactgattaatcgaggacgatgaaattttcaatttcaatggaggaggagaagagaagagaagatgaaaaaaaatcaaaaaaaactgttttgatttttctgattccatTAGGTCAAAAATAGGAGTAGGGTAATCTGTTCAATTTACACCGCCTATAAGATATCCCCTAACCAATAAGAGGGACATTGTTATCACCCTTACCGCCCCTCCAATGGAACATgccgcccctttaacaggattgtaAAGAAAAGGGGGACTTTTCAAGCGTGGCCCCCCTTTTTTTATTAAACTATCCTTATTACATCTGTATATTTACTCAACCAACCTAACATTCATACTATCTTTAAAATCTGAAAATCCGTCCATTTTTAGATCAAATCTCACGAATCACGATCATATTTACTCGAGTTGTCGTGGCGATGAATCGACGGTGGTGGTTGTCAGAAAGAGTAAGATTAACTTGGAGATCAGAGATTGGTGGTGCTAGGTATCCTATCAATTCGATCCTATAACAATTCAATCAATTTAATCTTTCTTCTCAAGATTAAAACCGCCGACAAAAATCCCATTTTGCTGTAAATGGCGATTCCAATGTTTATCAATACTTACCAAAGGGAAGAAAACCAGTAGAACATGAGTTAACTGTGAGAGTTCAGCAAAATTAGAACTAGGTTCTAATAGATATTCAAAAATGAGAAATTTGGAGAATGGTTAAGTGGTTCTCCTTCTCCATTGGAACATCATAATCGACGgtgataaaaaagaaaagaaaagaaattggtcgGTTAGACGATGGAACCAATTTAGTGACACGCATATTTTAAAGAGTGAGCGAGTAGCGTGACAGGTGTTAGATATTGCAACCATCACTAACCAGGTGGAAAAACCTTGCTTCAAACAAATGTGAATGCGTTAAttaaccatatatatatatatatgggtttTTGTTAACACAaatttggttaaaaagaccaaaatcaacagttTCTGGGTGGAAAAGACTTGtgcattttgatactgtttaaatggacaaaaattaaaaagatattgttcaaatggacaaaaatataaaaatagtcaggatataaccagtttcatcctactcattttcaaatattttttcttatttttaatttatatcaggatgcatccactttcatccttgctattttttaagtttaagccgcgatgaatccagtttcatccttgctattttctttgtgtcaatttcacccatactaatttttactcgtccatttgaatcatgttttaaaattATTTGAACAAATAACCTATTTTTCGTTTTGTTAACTTATACTCTATATGCccgtcaaaaaaaaaagttaatctACATGGGTTAAAGATTAACGACCATTTTATTTTTGCGAACTGTTTGGGctagacaaattttttttttatgtgagTAGCTTCTGTGCGCAATTGATAACGAGCTTCAGATTCTTCGTTTAAAGAATTCTTTTGCTATTCAATGAGAATCAATTAATTGACTTTACCAACGTTATTGGTTTGTAATGACTTAACACCATTATTTATCTTACGATTGAGGCATTTCTCTTTAGCGTAGTCAAACTCTAAAGAGAGTTCCTTTACTATGGTATGCGTCAATCTTTGAGGCTTAAATATAAAGTTCCCACTGGTGCAGTTTTGGTCAAGGGTCGGGCTCTCCATATTGCACCCAATCATGCATTTAATTATTTTATCTTATAAGGTGTAACATAATCTTACCCAAAGGTTCGATTAATTTGAGAACAAAACGGCAGGCGCATCGCGAATGCGACTAAACTAGTGATAAATAATTTGGATTAGGCATCAGGCATCTGGAGTTGGTTCCATTAGCACGAAAGAAAATGGTATGATACTATTTCGAACTCCCTTTAGTTAGGGCCGAATACATGATTGCTCGATGATGATTTTGACATCTGAATTTAATTTGACCACAAACAAAATCAACATGGGTTGGAATCTTCTTAGACtacctatgggctagattgaactgctagattagcagttaagtgttgcagttcaaaaaaaaagtgttgtctatttgttaacactagttctttctcctagcatttgctcgcaatcgaactagcagcgagattaaAACCCTGTTCAGTTCAGTGCTGAAAAAATCACATTTTCACTAAATGGTTCAGCGCTGGAAGAATATTCCAGGGTATATGCGCTGAACTATTCAACGCCAAAAGTTTGTGTTGTTCAGTTCAGCCCTGCTCTGTGGCGCTGAACTAAACAACGCTTGACCTTTTTTTCACGTACACCCCTTTACACCACCAACGACTATTCTTTTTCAAATCTCAAATTTTGAAATGTTCATTTTTTTCCTACACTTAGTTTACACCACCAACGATTATGttttcaaatatttatttatgaaaTGTTTGACAATTCGTTTCAATAGTggtttgtttcaaaatttgaaaatttacgaAACTAAGGAACTCTTTCATTACATTGCAAAACAAGGTTACAatgttttttgaagaaattaaaattctacttctaaaaaattaaaaaagtacattgaaattgaaattctacttctaaaaattaaaaaagtgcattgaaattaaaattatacTTAGGATAGGTGGTAATCCATTACTGACCAAAATCTcgttcttccatagtttgtagaGCGGTTTCTCCCAATCCTCTACCTCATTCATGTTTTGGCGTAGGATCTTCAAGTCGGCTTCTCTTTGTTGTGTTTGTACCAAGATTGTAGAGTTTTCCATGTGCTTCTTAAGGTACTCTTCATCTGTTTCATACTTGGCAACCCTTTGTACTTGCGATTTTTCAATAAGTTCGATGAACTTATCCATTTTGTCTTCTGCTCTCTGCGATGCTTTAGCGTTACCAGCCCTTTTCTTTGAATTATCTCTCCCTGCACTTCTAACATCATCTGTTTGTCCAAAATAACGTCTTCTGCGAGATATGTCTGAGGTTTTAAAAATTTTGAGTAGATGATGAGCTACCAAACATTTCTGTAtcctccaaatcttcatccaTAGTTATTGGAGCGGAAGTATCAGCTTCATTGTCTTGAGTATGTTGAGTTTGTTGAGTAGGTTGGGCGGAAGTACCAGCTCCATCATCATTATTAACCTCTGGATTGTAGTCGGGTTGATAGGTCTTCAGGAGCTGGAAAACCGATTCATGTTTCCAAAGTCTCTTAAAACTATAAGCACCACATGAGTGTGGTTGTGGGTGCGAATCGTGCCATACACAATACACATTGGAGCGTGCCATGTAGTGttgtacaaaataaaataaaataaaataaaataagtgtGCCGTTTTATATACTGTCAGCAAATTATATATGACGTGTTGCTGCTTTAAAAATGACCATGATGAGACTGTGCATAAatacttattttatgtttttcaaaataaaaatttcTCATATATTTGTATAATGAACCAAAATTTCAAAGATAATTATATAAATCTAGCAAATTAACTAAAAACTTGGATAACCATAAATTGATAAATAGATTTGGAGACAATGTTATAACCCTTGTTTGTCATAATGAAGATTCTTCCTCCTTTTTTCATCAACCTCCTTGCTACTTTCTTCTTTGCCAATTGACTTGTGACCAGTTTATTCTtcattaatttcttcttcattaggTATATCAGAATCAGATTCATCTTGTGGTGGCATCTCCACTTGAGGTCGTGGTTTATTAATGCGGATTCCTTTGGAATTACTCGCTCAACCCCTACGATGTTTAACATCCAAGTTTTTACCGCTCTTTCGACGAGTTTCCAAATTCTAAGGAAAAGCAAGATCATGTTTCTTCTTATTTGGATTTCCTTTGTTTTTCCTTGTTGTCCCTGGAGAGTATGGGGATAAACGTTAAACAACAATCAGATCAAAGTAATTCCAAGTAtagaatcggtttactcgatacacACACAAAGACCGATTCCTAACATGGCACAAAAATAACCGATTCATATACGTGctcatgtaatctgattctaTGTTAAAAAGTATATAGAAAAACTAGATATTGTTTCCACCAAGAAATGGTCTATGTGGACACttacataaaccgattatgggctTAACAACTAAGATATCGAAGACTATATAATTGGCTTATGTAGACGTTCTTGTAATccgattttaacaaaaaaaacatacagaaaaacAGTTTTCTCTTCCATATATGCCAGAATCGGGCAATGTGAGCAGGAAGATGGACTGATTCTGGTTAAATATTCTTTAACCAGATAACA comes from Papaver somniferum cultivar HN1 chromosome 7, ASM357369v1, whole genome shotgun sequence and encodes:
- the LOC113296734 gene encoding calcium uniporter protein 2, mitochondrial-like, encoding MTLQRALTHRRLFPTTTANKVSTLSFRNPFSSSFLEGTFIPLESSKTTFDRQYVSLPDSTDHGFFRKFLQKRTFYQSEVQSLPNGEKFMEKLKSMGIKRDRIRLEGLTPPMLPPLEKRNSPSRTSRTTVATTLDGIVISVNDAKKLLKLSQLETLKSTLGRIPQDSITYPEFLKMCVDSAGSNQGSELAKILDESGSVIVLGNIVFLRPEQLTKAIQSVIPLPICDKNDARKTEFENMEKEKEIIDAKAEVLVKRELWSGLGLLVLQTAGFMRLTFWELSWDVMEPICFFVTSVYFMTGYAFFLKTSKDPSFEGFFQNRFGAKQKKLMKSSNFNVERYNELKRAYYPSPAASKAVSSSSFGHTNAPSSTYALPYI